In Anser cygnoides isolate HZ-2024a breed goose chromosome Z, Taihu_goose_T2T_genome, whole genome shotgun sequence, a genomic segment contains:
- the LOC136789123 gene encoding E3 ubiquitin-protein ligase Topors-like, with the protein MRAQSPTPPASARTPAERLREVWSEEQGWPWCWCRALGVAAAALSVLPRAIGASSAALPRSGRRETQEERSQQQSVTPAAAAPVRGSGSSSPVLPSSPQQVESMATALDTRCPICLDSWVNPSFVVPCLHRFCFECIQRWAESKPECPLCKRRVSSIVHSVRADNRFKELVIPPPAEAPVTAQQADGAPAHAASRPEAAGPLPTAAVGGLHPFAWASLFRLYPAVLQPLLPWLRHELGQLLGDDGRAASEAQRNVISGLRFFGLDEGALTLLLRTSLGRQTAGFVQRLIATAVQRCSGEARSILGLGASHAAGGQEGSPAAVPSHVVSSVGTPAAGPEPSEGTNVEELRGTSTAALRGGPGYPASMPGLAPDSQQVSPEEPQEAEAGPSTASQGRDQRRRGPRRTAKRRAPTSQDSAPPAKRPPRRRH; encoded by the exons atGCGGGCGCAGAGTCCCACCCCGCCGGCTAGTGCCCGCACTCCAGCTGAGCGTTTACGCGAGGTCTGGAGTGAGGAGCAAGGTTGGCCTTGGTGCTGGTGTCGTGCTCTGggagttgctgcagcagctctcagtgtCCTTCCCAGAGCCATCGGAGCTTCTTCCGCGGCCCTGCCTCGTTCGGGCCGTCGGGAGACCCAGGAGGAGCGctcgcagcagcagag cgtgacacctgctgctgcagcgccggTGAGAGGGAGCGGCTCGTCATCGCCAGTTCTCCCCAGCTCACCGCAGCAGGTGGAGAGCATGGCCACGGCGCTGGACACCCGCTGTCCCATCTGTCTGGACAGCTGGGTGAACCCCAGCTTTGTGGTGCCATGCCTCCACCGCTTCTGCTTTGAATGCATCCAGCGGTGGGCTGAGAGCAAGCCCGAGTGCCCCCTCTGCAAGAGGAGGGTGAGCTCCATCGTGCACTCGGTGCGGGCGGACAACAGGTTCAAGGAGCTCGTCATCCCACCACCTGCGGAGGCACCGGTCACCGCCCAGCAGGCAGACGGAGCTCCTGCCCATGCAGCCTCCCGaccagaggctgcaggaccACTGCCCACAGCCGCTGTGGGCGGCCTCCACCCCTTCGCCTGGGCGTCCCTGTTCCGGCTGtaccctgctgtgctccagcccctgctgccctggctgcgccacgagctggggcagctcctcggGGATGACGGCAGGGCAGCCTCAGAAGCGCAGCGCAACGTCATCTCAGGCCTGCGCTTCTTTGGCCTGGACGAGGGGGCCCTCACCCTGCTCCTGAGGACCTCCCTGGGAAGGCAGACGGCCGGCTTCGTGCAGCGGCTCATTGCCACCGCCGTGCAGCGGTGCAGCGGGGAGGCCCGAAGCATCCTGGGTCTGGGGGCCTCCCACGCTGCTGGAGGACaggagggcagccctgcagcagtccCCAGCCATGTTGTCAGCTCGGTGGGGACACCAGCAGCCGGCCCAGAGCCCTCCGAGGGAACCAACGTGGAGGAGCTCCGCGGAACTTCAACAGCTGCCCTCCGTGGGGGTCCCGGCTACCCCGCATCCATGCCAGGGCTGGCGCCTGACAGTCAGCAAGTGTCCCCGGAGGAACCACAGGAGGCTGAGGCCGGTCCCTCCACtgccagccagggcagggaccAAAGACGCAGGGGGCCCCGGAGAACCGCGAAGAGGAGGGCCCCCACTTCCCAGGACTCTGCCCCACCCGCCAAGAGGCCACCCCGCCGGCGACACTAG